One segment of Micromonospora parathelypteridis DNA contains the following:
- a CDS encoding leucyl aminopeptidase, with translation MTSPRTTNLSLVDTDPAELAVDAIVIGVHSQPGEQGATSGLAGTLLLASGAESIAAAFDGKLTETLALLGATGGPGEVIKLATLGTVTAPLVAAVGLGPEPSGAAPAPETLRRAAGSAIRALAGAPKVALALPLPDDADASAELRAVAEGALLGGYRFAGYKTRPQPTRREPVGEVLVAVPDAGDAGAQAEVVRAQVVADAVRLTRDWVNTAPNELRPPSFADAVADAARDAGLGVEVLDEAALAAGGYGGIVAVGQGSEAPPRLVKLTYTPQGGGNGKRVALVGKGITFDTGGISIKPAQGMWEMKSDMGGAAAVGAAMLAIAALKPTVAVSAYLPMAENMPSGTSYRPGDVITMFNGKRVEVLNTDAEGRMVLGDAIARACADGTDYLFETSTLTGGQVVALGKRVAGVMGTPELCERVQVVGDAVGEPAWPMPLPEDVRKGMESDVADISQVNAGMDRAGHMLQGGVFLREFVTDDVAWAHIDIAGPSYHSGEPTGYWTKGGTGVPVRTLVQLVEDVAANG, from the coding sequence ACCACCAACCTGAGCCTGGTCGACACCGACCCGGCCGAGCTCGCCGTCGACGCGATCGTGATCGGCGTGCACAGCCAGCCCGGAGAGCAGGGCGCCACCAGCGGCCTCGCCGGCACCCTGCTGCTCGCCAGCGGCGCGGAGAGCATTGCCGCCGCCTTCGACGGCAAGCTGACCGAGACGCTGGCGCTGCTCGGCGCGACCGGTGGGCCGGGCGAGGTCATCAAGCTGGCCACGCTGGGCACCGTGACCGCCCCGCTGGTGGCCGCGGTCGGGCTCGGCCCGGAGCCGTCGGGTGCCGCACCGGCTCCGGAGACGCTGCGCCGGGCCGCGGGTTCGGCGATCCGGGCTCTGGCGGGCGCGCCCAAGGTCGCGCTGGCTCTGCCGCTGCCGGACGACGCGGACGCGTCGGCGGAGCTGCGCGCGGTCGCCGAGGGCGCGCTGCTCGGCGGGTACCGGTTCGCCGGCTACAAGACCCGTCCCCAGCCGACCCGGCGGGAGCCGGTCGGCGAGGTGCTCGTCGCGGTGCCGGACGCCGGCGACGCGGGCGCTCAGGCGGAGGTCGTCCGGGCGCAGGTGGTGGCGGACGCGGTCCGGCTCACCCGGGACTGGGTGAACACCGCACCGAACGAGCTGCGTCCGCCGTCGTTCGCCGACGCGGTCGCCGACGCCGCCCGTGACGCGGGCCTCGGCGTCGAGGTGCTGGACGAGGCGGCGCTGGCCGCCGGCGGGTACGGCGGCATCGTCGCGGTCGGGCAGGGCTCGGAGGCTCCGCCGCGGCTGGTGAAGCTCACCTACACGCCGCAGGGCGGCGGTAACGGCAAGCGGGTCGCGCTGGTCGGCAAGGGGATCACCTTCGACACCGGCGGCATCTCGATCAAGCCCGCGCAGGGCATGTGGGAGATGAAGTCCGACATGGGCGGCGCGGCCGCGGTGGGCGCGGCCATGCTGGCGATCGCCGCGTTGAAGCCGACGGTGGCGGTCAGCGCCTACCTGCCGATGGCGGAGAACATGCCGTCGGGCACCAGTTACCGGCCGGGTGACGTGATCACCATGTTCAACGGCAAGCGGGTCGAGGTGCTCAACACCGACGCCGAGGGCCGGATGGTCCTGGGCGACGCCATCGCCCGCGCCTGCGCGGACGGCACCGACTACCTGTTCGAGACCTCGACCCTGACCGGCGGCCAGGTGGTCGCGCTGGGTAAGCGGGTGGCCGGTGTGATGGGCACTCCGGAGCTGTGCGAGCGGGTCCAGGTGGTCGGCGACGCGGTTGGCGAGCCCGCCTGGCCGATGCCGCTGCCTGAGGACGTGCGTAAGGGCATGGAGTCCGACGTGGCGGACATCTCGCAGGTCAACGCCGGGATGGACCGGGCCGGTCACATGCTGCAGGGCGGGGTGTTCCTGCGCGAGTTCGTGACCGACGACGTGGCCTGGGCGCACATCGACATCGCCGGGCCGAGCTACCACTCCGGCGAGCCGACCGGTTACTGGACCAAGGGCGGCACCGGCGTGCCGGTCCGCACGCTGGTGCAGCTCGTCGAGGACGTCGCGGCCAACGGCTGA
- the lpdA gene encoding dihydrolipoyl dehydrogenase → MSEPNEATFDIVILGGGSGGYATALRAVQLGLKVALVEKGKLGGTCLHNGCIPTKALLHAAEIADQARESEQFGVKAELIGIDMAGVNSYKDGVIARLYKGLQGMLKGNKGITIVEGHGKLVGKNVVEVDGKRYTGRNVVLASGSFAKSLPGLEVDGERIITSDHALTMDRVPSSVIVLGGGVIGVEFASVWKSFGVDVTIVEALPRLVAAEDEESSKALERAFRKRKINFKVGKPFEKVEKTESGVKLTIQGGETVEAELLLVAVGRGPNTANLGYEEQGVKMDRGYVLTDERLRTSVPNVYAVGDIVPGLQLAHRGFQQGIFVAEEIAGQTPAVIDEVGIPRVTYCDPELASVGLTEAKAKEQYGADKVKTYNYNLGGNGKSQILKTTGFVKLVRVEDGPVVGVHMIGARVGELIGEAQLIYNWEAYPAEVAQLVHAHPTQNEALGEAHLALAGKPLHAHA, encoded by the coding sequence GTGAGCGAGCCGAACGAAGCGACCTTCGACATCGTCATTCTCGGAGGTGGCAGCGGCGGCTACGCGACCGCGCTGCGCGCCGTCCAGCTGGGCCTGAAGGTCGCGCTGGTTGAGAAGGGCAAACTCGGCGGCACCTGCCTGCACAACGGCTGCATTCCGACGAAGGCCCTGCTGCACGCGGCCGAGATCGCCGACCAGGCCCGCGAGTCGGAGCAGTTCGGTGTGAAGGCCGAGCTGATCGGCATCGACATGGCCGGGGTCAACTCGTACAAGGACGGCGTTATCGCCCGCCTTTACAAGGGCCTGCAGGGCATGCTGAAGGGCAACAAGGGAATCACCATCGTCGAGGGCCACGGCAAGCTGGTCGGCAAGAACGTGGTCGAGGTCGACGGCAAGCGCTACACCGGCCGCAACGTGGTCCTGGCCTCCGGCTCGTTCGCCAAGAGCCTGCCCGGCCTGGAGGTCGACGGCGAGCGGATCATCACCAGTGACCACGCGCTCACGATGGACCGGGTGCCGTCGTCGGTGATCGTGCTCGGTGGTGGCGTGATCGGCGTCGAGTTCGCCAGTGTGTGGAAGTCCTTCGGCGTGGACGTGACGATCGTCGAGGCGCTGCCCCGACTGGTCGCCGCCGAGGACGAGGAGTCGTCGAAGGCGCTGGAGCGGGCGTTCCGCAAGCGGAAGATCAACTTCAAGGTCGGCAAGCCGTTCGAGAAGGTCGAGAAGACCGAGAGCGGCGTCAAGCTGACCATTCAGGGCGGCGAGACCGTCGAGGCCGAGCTGCTGCTGGTCGCCGTGGGTCGCGGCCCGAACACCGCCAACCTCGGGTACGAGGAGCAGGGCGTCAAGATGGACCGCGGCTACGTGCTGACCGACGAGCGGCTGCGCACCAGCGTGCCGAACGTCTACGCGGTCGGTGACATCGTGCCCGGCCTCCAGCTCGCGCACCGGGGCTTCCAGCAGGGCATCTTCGTGGCCGAGGAGATCGCCGGGCAGACCCCGGCCGTGATCGACGAGGTCGGCATCCCGCGGGTGACCTACTGCGACCCGGAGCTGGCGTCGGTGGGTCTGACCGAGGCGAAGGCCAAGGAGCAGTACGGCGCCGACAAGGTCAAGACGTACAACTACAACCTGGGTGGCAACGGCAAGAGCCAGATCCTCAAGACCACCGGCTTCGTAAAGCTGGTCCGGGTGGAGGACGGCCCCGTCGTCGGCGTACACATGATCGGCGCCCGGGTGGGTGAGCTGATCGGTGAGGCGCAGCTCATCTACAACTGGGAGGCCTACCCGGCCGAGGTTGCCCAGCTCGTGCACGCCCACCCGACCCAGAACGAGGCCCTGGGCGAGGCGCACCTGGCCCTCGCCGGCAAGCCGCTGCACGCACACGCCTGA
- the sucB gene encoding 2-oxoglutarate dehydrogenase, E2 component, dihydrolipoamide succinyltransferase has translation MPVSVTMPRLGESVTEGTVTRWLKQEGDTVEVDEPLLEVSTDKVDTEIPSPAAGVLSRIVVGEDETAEVGSELAVIAGEGESTGGGEAAPQEQQQAPAAVEPVTEPTAAAEGTADEVAQDEAPTEAPAPAAATSGEGTAVKMPALGESVTEGTVTRWLKQVGETIEVDEPLLEVSTDKVDTEIPSPVAGTVLEIKVAEDETAAVGADLAIIGVAGAAPAQAKPEPKPEPKAEAAPAPKAEPKPAPKVEEPTPGLSYNEPSAETESSAQPAKTEQASQPAAPTSTPPRPSAPAQGGGEEAAGYVTPLVRKLASEHGVELSSLNGTGVGGRIRKQDVLDAAEKAKAAKAAPAAAQPAAAPSAAPAKPAAKPQPSGKRGTTEKLPRIRKAIATRMQESLHEMAQLTTVIEVDVTRIAKLRSQAKDSFLQRHGVKLSFLPFFALAAVEALQTYPIVNARMDLAGGTITYPEAEHLGIAVDTERGLLVPVIHNAGDLNLGGIAKRVADLAERTRTNKISPDEIAGATFTLTNTGSRGALFDTPIVPSPQSAMLGTGAVVKRPVVVNDPELGEVVAVRSMVYLALSYDHRLIDGADAARFLAAVKERLEAGNFESELGLA, from the coding sequence ATGCCGGTATCGGTCACCATGCCCCGGCTCGGCGAGAGCGTCACCGAGGGCACCGTCACGCGCTGGCTCAAGCAGGAGGGCGACACGGTCGAGGTCGACGAGCCCCTGCTCGAGGTCTCGACCGACAAGGTCGACACCGAGATCCCGTCGCCAGCGGCGGGCGTGCTGAGCCGGATCGTGGTCGGCGAGGACGAGACCGCCGAGGTCGGCAGCGAGCTCGCCGTCATCGCCGGTGAGGGCGAGTCGACCGGTGGCGGCGAGGCCGCCCCGCAGGAGCAGCAGCAGGCCCCGGCCGCGGTCGAGCCGGTCACCGAGCCGACCGCCGCCGCCGAGGGCACCGCCGACGAGGTGGCGCAGGACGAGGCGCCGACCGAGGCGCCGGCTCCGGCCGCCGCCACGTCGGGCGAGGGCACCGCGGTGAAGATGCCGGCCCTGGGTGAGAGTGTCACCGAGGGCACGGTCACCCGCTGGCTCAAGCAGGTCGGCGAGACCATCGAGGTCGACGAGCCGCTGCTGGAGGTCTCCACCGACAAGGTGGACACCGAGATCCCGTCGCCGGTCGCCGGCACCGTGCTGGAGATCAAGGTCGCCGAGGACGAGACCGCCGCGGTCGGCGCCGACCTGGCGATCATCGGCGTTGCCGGTGCGGCCCCCGCGCAGGCGAAGCCCGAGCCGAAGCCCGAGCCGAAGGCGGAGGCCGCGCCGGCGCCGAAGGCCGAGCCGAAGCCGGCCCCGAAGGTCGAGGAGCCGACGCCGGGCCTGTCGTACAACGAGCCGTCCGCGGAGACCGAGAGCTCGGCGCAACCGGCGAAGACCGAGCAGGCTTCGCAGCCGGCCGCGCCGACCTCGACGCCGCCGCGCCCGTCTGCCCCCGCGCAGGGTGGTGGCGAAGAGGCAGCCGGCTACGTCACCCCGCTGGTGCGCAAGCTCGCCAGCGAGCACGGCGTCGAACTGTCCTCGCTCAACGGCACCGGCGTTGGTGGCCGGATCCGCAAGCAGGACGTGCTCGACGCGGCCGAGAAGGCAAAGGCGGCCAAGGCCGCTCCCGCCGCCGCGCAGCCGGCCGCCGCGCCGTCGGCCGCCCCGGCCAAGCCGGCCGCGAAGCCGCAGCCGAGCGGCAAGCGGGGCACCACCGAGAAGCTCCCCCGCATCCGTAAGGCCATCGCCACGCGGATGCAGGAGTCGCTGCACGAGATGGCGCAGCTCACCACGGTGATCGAGGTGGACGTCACCCGGATCGCCAAGCTGCGGTCGCAGGCGAAGGACTCCTTCCTGCAGCGGCACGGCGTCAAGCTGTCCTTCCTGCCGTTCTTCGCCCTCGCCGCCGTCGAGGCGCTGCAGACGTACCCGATCGTCAACGCCCGGATGGACCTGGCCGGCGGCACGATCACCTACCCGGAGGCCGAGCACCTCGGCATCGCGGTGGACACCGAGCGGGGCCTGCTGGTTCCGGTCATCCACAACGCCGGCGACCTCAACCTGGGCGGCATCGCCAAGCGGGTCGCGGACCTGGCCGAGCGGACCCGGACCAACAAGATCAGCCCGGACGAGATCGCCGGGGCGACCTTCACGCTGACCAACACGGGCAGCCGGGGCGCGCTCTTCGACACCCCGATCGTGCCGTCGCCGCAGTCGGCGATGCTCGGCACCGGTGCCGTGGTCAAGCGTCCGGTCGTGGTCAACGACCCGGAGCTGGGCGAGGTCGTCGCGGTCCGGTCGATGGTCTACCTGGCCCTGTCCTACGACCACCGGCTCATCGACGGCGCCGACGCGGCCCGCTTCCTGGCCGCGGTCAAGGAGCGGCTGGAGGCCGGCAACTTCGAGTCGGAGCTGGGCCTGGCCTGA
- a CDS encoding SDR family NAD(P)-dependent oxidoreductase, with protein sequence MTTSKPITTSFAHTSTAMDVIKGVDLVGRRAIVTGGSSGIGVETARALASAGAEVTLAVRNPDAGQKAANDITGTTGNDRVMVAPLDLADQGSVADFVANWDGPLHILVNNAGIMASPEMRTPQGWEMQFATNHLGHFALATGLRPALAADGAARIVSVSSAAHLRSPVVFDDIQYERREYEPWQAYGQSKTANVLFAVEASRRWADDGIMANSLMPGAIQTNLQRFVSEEELNRIRAGNSAAWKTVEQGAATSVLVAASPLLDGVGGRYFEDCQQAAPAQPGGRTGVADYALDPEAAERLWQVSTALLKG encoded by the coding sequence ATGACGACGAGCAAGCCGATCACCACTTCGTTCGCCCATACCTCCACGGCCATGGACGTGATCAAGGGCGTGGACCTCGTCGGGCGGCGGGCGATCGTCACCGGCGGGTCGTCCGGCATCGGCGTGGAGACCGCCCGTGCCCTGGCCAGCGCCGGTGCGGAGGTCACCCTGGCCGTCCGAAACCCCGACGCCGGCCAGAAGGCCGCCAACGACATCACCGGCACCACCGGCAACGACCGGGTCATGGTCGCCCCGCTCGACCTCGCCGACCAGGGTTCGGTCGCCGACTTCGTGGCCAACTGGGACGGCCCGCTGCACATCCTGGTCAACAACGCCGGCATCATGGCCTCCCCGGAGATGCGTACGCCGCAGGGTTGGGAGATGCAGTTCGCCACCAACCACCTGGGGCACTTCGCGCTCGCCACCGGGCTGCGGCCGGCGCTCGCCGCCGACGGTGCGGCGCGGATCGTCTCGGTCAGCTCCGCCGCCCACCTGCGCTCACCGGTGGTCTTCGACGACATCCAGTACGAGCGCCGGGAGTACGAGCCGTGGCAGGCGTACGGGCAGTCGAAGACGGCCAACGTGCTCTTCGCCGTGGAGGCGAGCCGCCGCTGGGCCGACGACGGCATCATGGCCAACTCGCTGATGCCCGGAGCGATCCAGACCAACCTGCAGCGCTTCGTCAGCGAGGAGGAGCTCAACCGGATCCGCGCGGGCAATTCCGCGGCCTGGAAGACCGTCGAGCAGGGTGCCGCCACCTCGGTGCTGGTCGCCGCGTCGCCGCTGCTCGACGGCGTGGGCGGGCGCTACTTCGAGGACTGTCAGCAGGCCGCCCCCGCCCAGCCCGGCGGACGGACCGGTGTCGCGGACTACGCGCTGGACCCGGAGGCCGCCGAACGGCTCTGGCAGGTCTCGACCGCCCTGCTGAAGGGCTGA
- a CDS encoding low temperature requirement protein A, whose translation MGGYRRGGQLGPAVPIAPGARVDKFEVFFDLVFVFSFFIITRATAANISGKQLLHAGLVLAVLWWCWVVHSLVATRVRLGEGYVPVLMVIAMAALFAFALGLPQAFSDPKGSAAGPMLVAISYVVVRAVHMILYAHVVRNSPQERRQLRRFAPELAVSIVLLLAAALIPPQIADPDRAATVRDSLWIAVVVVQYATGFIVGTWGWGVTSAEHWTERYDLILIIALGESVISTGVGGNLLGKPVTWPAVAAASLGIVITAALWWAHFDFIGPAARIALHSAEGGPRVAMARDAYAYLYLPMIAGVILFSIGNEEILHKITDPAGGIAEKIEGPGVPMFFGGLICYFAVNMLFQLRTLHTVSWSRVGVILVLTVALPIAQHLPALGALTLATVICVGLVAVEVLVMSSSRHALRAAVFEERTSHEAHEAAWRARWHNVEETDEPTTP comes from the coding sequence GTGGGCGGCTACCGGCGGGGTGGGCAACTGGGCCCTGCCGTCCCGATCGCCCCCGGTGCCCGGGTGGACAAGTTCGAGGTCTTCTTCGACCTGGTCTTCGTCTTCTCGTTCTTCATCATCACCCGGGCGACCGCCGCGAACATCTCCGGCAAACAACTGCTGCATGCCGGTCTGGTGCTCGCCGTGCTCTGGTGGTGCTGGGTGGTGCACAGTCTGGTCGCCACCCGGGTCCGGCTCGGCGAGGGCTACGTCCCGGTGCTCATGGTGATCGCGATGGCCGCCCTGTTCGCGTTCGCGCTCGGGCTGCCGCAGGCGTTCAGTGACCCGAAGGGCAGCGCTGCCGGCCCGATGCTGGTGGCGATCAGCTACGTCGTGGTCCGCGCCGTCCACATGATCCTCTACGCCCATGTGGTGCGCAACAGCCCACAGGAGCGCCGGCAACTGCGGCGCTTCGCCCCGGAGCTGGCGGTGAGCATCGTGCTGCTGCTGGCCGCTGCGCTGATCCCGCCGCAGATCGCCGACCCTGACCGGGCCGCCACGGTCCGCGACAGCCTGTGGATCGCCGTGGTGGTCGTGCAGTACGCCACCGGCTTCATCGTCGGCACCTGGGGCTGGGGGGTGACCAGCGCCGAACACTGGACGGAGCGCTACGACCTCATCTTGATCATCGCGCTGGGCGAGTCGGTGATCTCCACGGGCGTGGGCGGCAACCTGCTCGGCAAGCCGGTGACCTGGCCGGCGGTGGCGGCCGCCTCGCTCGGCATCGTGATCACGGCTGCCCTCTGGTGGGCGCATTTCGACTTCATCGGGCCCGCTGCCCGGATCGCCCTGCACTCGGCGGAGGGTGGCCCGCGGGTGGCGATGGCTCGCGACGCGTACGCCTACCTCTACCTGCCGATGATCGCCGGAGTGATCCTCTTCTCCATCGGCAACGAGGAGATCCTCCACAAGATCACCGACCCGGCCGGTGGGATCGCCGAGAAGATCGAGGGACCGGGCGTACCGATGTTCTTCGGTGGGTTGATCTGCTATTTCGCCGTCAACATGCTGTTCCAACTGCGCACCCTGCACACCGTCAGCTGGTCCCGGGTCGGCGTCATCCTGGTGCTCACGGTGGCCCTGCCGATCGCCCAGCACCTGCCGGCGCTCGGCGCGCTCACCCTCGCGACCGTGATCTGCGTCGGGCTGGTGGCCGTGGAGGTGCTGGTGATGTCGAGTTCCCGGCACGCGCTGCGAGCCGCCGTCTTCGAGGAGCGCACCAGCCACGAGGCCCATGAGGCCGCCTGGCGTGCACGGTGGCACAACGTCGAGGAGACCGACGAGCCGACCACACCATGA
- a CDS encoding hemerythrin domain-containing protein produces MHPTDSPAGRLAAVGNQMIEIHLWLSTELARLRASLDHAGDARPSRDLRAHCLTFCSTLGRHHTGEDGGAFRVLAEQVPELRPVIANLITDHEVVAGILERVEALLAGDRAAPFAQVRAELDGLAALLESHFRYEEKRLVTALNSLTGRPGTAEELLGLTAPPTDGYPA; encoded by the coding sequence GTGCACCCAACCGATTCACCGGCCGGCCGGCTCGCTGCCGTCGGCAACCAGATGATCGAGATTCACCTCTGGCTCAGCACGGAACTCGCCCGCCTCAGGGCAAGCCTCGACCACGCGGGTGACGCCCGCCCGTCGCGGGACCTGCGGGCGCACTGCCTCACCTTCTGCTCCACACTCGGCCGGCACCACACCGGCGAGGACGGCGGCGCGTTTCGCGTCCTGGCCGAGCAGGTCCCTGAGCTGCGCCCGGTCATCGCGAACCTGATCACCGATCACGAGGTGGTGGCGGGGATCCTGGAGCGGGTCGAGGCGCTGCTGGCCGGCGACAGGGCGGCGCCGTTCGCCCAGGTGCGCGCCGAGCTGGACGGCCTGGCCGCGCTGCTGGAGTCGCACTTCCGCTACGAGGAGAAGCGGCTCGTCACCGCTCTGAACTCCCTCACCGGTCGACCCGGCACGGCCGAGGAACTCCTCGGCCTGACCGCGCCACCGACTGACGGGTATCCCGCCTAG
- a CDS encoding MerR family transcriptional regulator, with the protein MSGYAPSEAARRSGFSLDTLRYYEKIGLLADVERTAGGQRVFTDDDLGWLVLFRCLRDTGMPIAQMCRYAQLAREGDHTADERRELLQRHATQVEEQMRLLQRQYDHLREKIRFYERLPGPVPEVEQAGTATRP; encoded by the coding sequence ATGAGCGGATACGCCCCCTCGGAGGCCGCCCGCCGCAGCGGCTTCAGCCTGGACACCCTGCGGTACTACGAGAAGATCGGCCTGCTCGCCGACGTGGAGCGGACGGCGGGCGGGCAGCGGGTCTTCACCGATGACGACCTCGGCTGGCTGGTGCTGTTCCGCTGCCTGCGCGACACCGGGATGCCGATCGCCCAGATGTGCCGTTACGCGCAACTGGCCCGCGAGGGCGATCACACCGCCGATGAGCGGCGCGAGCTGCTGCAACGGCACGCGACGCAGGTCGAGGAGCAGATGCGTCTGCTCCAGCGGCAGTACGACCACCTTCGGGAGAAGATCCGGTTCTACGAGCGGCTGCCCGGCCCGGTGCCGGAGGTCGAGCAGGCCGGGACAGCCACCCGTCCCTAG